The following are from one region of the Platichthys flesus chromosome 2, fPlaFle2.1, whole genome shotgun sequence genome:
- the dag1 gene encoding dystroglycan, which yields MHSELKGSLDVRLPRTRGLLLGLLLALLACLHPAVSAEVEIDVLMETGGRGELEASMHSSILRDFQEVTEGIREMEAAAKETQQDVAPPTAFPDSSVVVGRIFQMKVPNKMEDVYLGDIIKITELGKDSLPAWLHWDAGSRILQGLPLDEDKGVHYISASISNHTKSSSSEVFSIEVHPEDHPDADAAQLSSNQATAEEDARPFACGNEEPVTVLTVILDADLTKMSSEQRVELLDDMRSFSGVGLQHMKILPVVNNRLFDMSAFMAGPGNAKKVVENGALLSWKLGCSLDQSTVPNIYSVQGPAKEGTMSARLGYPVVGWHIANKKPHVPKRVRRQLNNTPTPVLAVLPPTTVVEPPVRIVPTLSSPSIAAPTESSAPPVRGPVPLPGKPTIRVRDSIAHTPTLGPPQPTRVMESSSTIPIQPTMTRPTFVEATATPPTPTRRPTKKPKRPKSTPVPREPKTSTAKPAARTTPAPGVIVDPSNHKPSLKNPLDQVNALVGTYFEVKIPLDTFFDYEDGTTDKLRLTLRQNHNEVVGEGSWIQFNTTSQLLYGLPDAPHVGKHEYFIYATDKGGLNAIDAFEVRVNRWPYNDKTPVVFTARFDGAPHSVTHDIHKKILLVKKLAYALGDRNSSTVSLLNISKGSIVVEWTNTSLPQHPCPREQLLVMSRTLANSDGRPSQTFRYAMEPEFRPLDVNVKGRASCRKFSFVPPGEVDLPEPPAVTPAVGAGRQSTDDVYLHTVIPAVVVAAILLIAGIIAMICYRKKRKGKLTIEDQATFIKKGVPIIFADELDDSKPPPSSSMPLILQEEKPPLPPPEYPNMATPETTPLNQELLGEYTALQDDDPNAPPYQPPPPFSTPMEGKGSRPKNMTPYRSPPPYVPP from the exons ATGCACAGTGAACTGAAGGGAAGCCTGGACGTGAGGCTCCCCAGGACTAGAGGCCTCCTGCTGGGCCTCCTCCTCGCCCTGCTGGCCTGTCTCCACCCGGCCGTCAGCGCCGAGGTGGAGATCGACGTGCTGATGGAGACGGGGGGCCGGGGCGAGCTGGAGGCCTCCATGCACTCCTCCATCCTCCGGGACTTCCAGGAGGTGACGGAAGGTATCCGGGAGATGGAGGCTGCTGCCAAAGAAACTCAGCAGGACGTGGCCCCGCCCACCGCCTTCCCAGACTCCTCAGTGGTGGTGGGTCGGATCTTCCAGATGAAGGTGCCGAACAAGATGGAGGATGTTTACCTGGGTGACATCATCAAG atCACTGAACTGGGAAAGGATTCCCTCCCAGCCTGGCTGCACTGGGACGCCGGCTCCAGGATCCTGCAGGGGCTTCCTCTGGACGAGGACAAAGGCGTCCATTACATCTCCGCGTCCATCTCCAACCACACAAAGTCCTCGTCTTCCGAGGTGTTCTCCATCGAGGTTCACCCTGAAGACCACCCGGATGCAGACGCAGCCCAGCTGTCGTCCAACCAGGCCACGGCTGAGGAGGACGCCCGGCCCTTCGCCTGTGGGAACGAGGAGCCGGTCACGGTGCTGACGGTGATCCTCGACGCTGATCTGACCAAGATGAGCTCAGAGCAGagggtggagctgctggacgaCATGAGGAGCTTCTCTGGGGTGGGGCTCCAGCACATGAAGATCCTGCCCGTGGTCAACAACCGGCTGTTTGACATGTCTGCGTTCATGGCCGGGCCGGGGAACGCCAAGAAG GTGGTGGAGAACGGAGCTCTGCTGTCCTGGAAGCTCGGCTGCTCCTTGGACCAGAGCACGGTGCCCAACATCTACAGTGTCCAGGGCCCGGCCAAGGAGGGCACCATGTCGGCCCGGCTGGGCTACCCGGTGGTGGGCTGGCACATCGCCAACAAGAAGCCCCACGTCCCGAAGAGGGTGAGGCGCCAGCTGAACAACACGCCCACGCCGGTCCTGGCTGtgctcccccccaccaccgtGGTGGAGCCCCCGGTGAGGATTGTCcccaccctctcctccccctctatCGCTGCACCAACTGAGAGCTCCGCCCCCCCTGTACGAGGCCCCGTCCCCCTTCCGGGCAAACCCACCATCAGAGTCCGTGACTCCATCGCCCACACTCCGACCTTGGGACCTCCTCAACCAACGAGGGTgatggagagcagcagcacgaTTCCCATCCAGCCAACCATGACCAGGCCCACGTTCGTGGAAGCCACAGCCACACCCCCCACGCCTACCAGAAGACCTACCAAGAAACCTAAGAGGCCTAAATCCACACCGGTGCCCAGAGAGCCAAAGACCTCGACAGCCAAGCCGGCCGCACGCACCACCCCAGCACCGGGTGTCATCGTGGATCCATCCAATCACAAGCCGAGCCTGAAGAACCCCCTGGACCAGGTCAATGCGTTGGTGGGAACCTACTTTGAGGTTAAGATCCCGCTGGACACGTTCTTCGATTATGAGGACGGCACAACCGACAAGCTGCGTCTCACCCTGAGACAGAACCACAACGAGGTGGTGGGCGAAGGCTCCTGGATCCAGTTCAACACCACCAGCCAGCTGCTCTACGGCCTGCCGGACGCCCCCCATGTGGGCAAACACGAGTACTTCATCTATGCAACGGACAAAGGAGGCCTGAATGCGATCGACGCCTTTGAGGTGCGTGTGAACCGCTGGCCCTACAATGACAAGACCCCGGTGGTCTTCACAGCCCGGTTCGATGGAGCGCCACATTCTGTAACGCACGACATCCACAAGAAGATCCTCCTGGTGAAGAAGCTGGCCTACGCCCTCGGGGACCgcaacagcagcacagtgagtcTGCTGAACATCAGCAAAGGGTCCATCGTGGTGGAGTGGACCAACACCAGCCTCCCCCAGCATCCCTGTCCCCGGGAGCAGCTCCTGGTCATGAGCAGAACACTCGCCAACAGTGATGGAAGGCCCTCGCAGACCTTCAGGTACGCCATGGAGCCGGAGTTCAGACCTCTGGATGTCAACGTCAAAGGAAGAGCAAGCTGCAGGAAGTTCTCCTTCGTGCCACCAGGGGAGGTGGATCTACCCGAGCCTCCAGCCGTCACCCCGGCTGTGGGGGCCGGCCGTCAGAGCACAGACGACGTCTATCTCCACACGGTCATTCCTGCTGTGGTGGTCGCCGCCATTCTGCTCATAGCAGGGATCATCGCCATGATCTGctacaggaagaagaggaagggcaAGCTGACCATCGAGGACCAGGCCACCTTCATCAAGAAAGGCGTGCCCATTATCTTTGCGGACGAACTCGACGACTCTAAGCCGCCTCCCTCTTCCAGTATGCCCCtgatcctgcaggaggagaagcccccactccccccccccgagtaCCCCAACATGGCCACGCCAGAGACCACGCCCCTCAACCAGGAGCTGCTGGGGGAGTACACCGCCCTGCAGGACGACGACCCCAACGCCCCCCCCTACCAGCCACCACCTCCCTTCTCCACTCCCATGGAGGGCAAGGGCTCCCGGCCCAAGAACATGACCCCCTACAGATCCCCCCCGCCCTACGTGCCGCCCTAA